Within the Sulfurospirillum barnesii SES-3 genome, the region CCCATTGGCTGCTTCCAAGTACGGGAACCACAAGCTGCACCCGCCCATTTTTTTCAGGGCTAATGGTTTCAATGACTTTGCCTTTAACCCCAATAAATTCATCTGATTGCCCAATTTTAGAGCTAGGAACATCGGCAATACGTCTTTTTTTAAAGACAATAGCACCCACAAACATACCTAAAAGTGCCACAATGATTTGTAAAACAAGAGAATCTTCTATGAAATAAGAAAGCAGTGCTGAGCCAAAAAAGCCCAAGCCTAAAAACGTAGCAAAAAACGTAGGACTGGCAATTTCAAAGACAATGGCAAACACACCCAAAATTGCCCAAATATACCAAATCATCCATGCTCCTAAAAAGAATTTAAAAGCATTATACAAAAATAAAGAAAGAATGGTGGAGCTGTGGGGGATTGAACCCCAGTCCAAAAATAGCCACCTATGACGTCTACATGCTTAGATATTGTTGATAGTGTTTAATTTTGCTTCGTACAACAATCAGAAAACTACGCAAAACGAGCCTTTAACTTCGTTACATGTAAAGGCGTTCATGTAATATATCTACCATGGCTATGATACTTCCCAATCCTCCTTAGATAGAATCAAAGGGAGAAGCAGTCCGCTATTTGTTAAACTTACGCTACAGCGTAAGCGGGACGATAGTTACTGTTGTTAGCAGTTATTGTTTGAAGGTTGTGTAACGCAAGACCCTCACTCGCGACATGCAATCATAAGCTAAAACTACTCCTGTCGAAGCCATGTCAGCCCCATTCGAAGGAACGCAATTCTACCATAATAAATGAGAATTTTGCTATAATCCGCAAAAATAGTAAAGAAGGATTTCGTTTGACAAAAGTTATATCGTCTTTTTTTGTGGCATTTTTATTTTTATTCATGCAAGGATGTGCAACAAAAACACCTGCACCTCAGATTAACACCAAAAATGTTTCAAATGAAAAAGCAAGTACGGATTCAAAACTTACACCATTGGTTGGGAAAAACTACATTAAAGGTGTTATTATTTCCCTTAAACATGCTAATGATGGGCAAGGATGGAATTATGAAATTGATGGTATTGAAACCACCAATGGTAAATTACCTCGTGTGAATTTTAACCACAAATCTGTGTTGGCAAACGAGGGTGATTTAGTCTATGCTTCGTTTGATGGCATGCGTGTTTCCGAGATGTTTGTGATTAAAGCAGCGTATTTTAAAAATGGAAAGATTACTCCATCGCCTGTATACACCAAAAAGAAACCTACAACAGAGCCTGCATCAGCTGGAAAAAGAGACAAAGCCCATCAGGTTTTAAGTGTTCCAAAAGAAGAGACAATTAAACTCAACTAATTGTTAACCGATCGTTTACTTTGAGTTTCTATACTTCTCTTAGCGAATTTCATATTTTCTTCTGAAGTATAACTCAAAGGGGCGAACCGCCAAGCGCCTCTTTGGAATTTCTTTCTAACTCCACCGTAAAAATAGCCCCACCGTTTTCATTTCGAGCTTCAAGCTTCCCTTTCATACTTTTTTCAATAATCAACTTCGCCATATAAAGCCCAATGCCTGTTCCTTCATTTTGCTCTTTGGTGCTTATGTAAGGTTCAAAGATTTTTTCAATAGGCTCAATGGTAATGCCTCCACCGTTATCTTGAATAATTAAGAGTATGCTCATCGGTTTATTTTCCAGGCGAATAGTAATTTTCCCATCAGGTGTCCCTGAAGAGATAATGGCATCTTTTGCATTGGAAAGCAGATTCAAAATGACCTGTTCATATTCGTTCTTGTACCCTAAGATAGAAGCATCTTCTTGTATATCAACATCAATCTTAATACTTTGATTGGTAATTGACACACCAATAATACGTAATACTTCTTCTACAGATTCTTTAATACTAAACAGTTTTGGGTCTTTATTGGGCATAAAAAAATTACGAAAATCATCAATAGTATGGGACATATACTCAACAATATTCTCTGCCTCAGCGCATTTCGTCTCCATCCCTTTTTGGTCGAGTTTGTGCATGGCGTATTTAAGTTTGAGTGTCATAAGCAGGGCGGAGAGTTCGGAGAGCGGTTGTCTCCATTGGTGTGCTATGTTGCTAATCATCTCACCCAAAGCAATAAATTTTGCTTTTTGAATCAGAAGTTGTTCGTGTTCTCTGCTTTTTTGTATCTCTTCTCGCACACGGCTCTCTAGCGTGCGATTTAGGGCTTCAAGTTCTACTTTCTTTTGCTTCACTTGTGTATGATAATTATTTAAAAACCGCTCTATTTGTTTACCTAGCATAAGAGCAAAGGTATTAGCAACGAGTGCAAAGAGTAAAAAGATGATAATCGCTGAGGTGATTTCTAAGTTCATTTTTTGTTTAAAATCAGCCTTTGCAAGGGCTATTTCTGCATCTATATCATCCGCATAAGCACCTGCTGCAATAATAAGATTCCACTCTTTGTAGAGCTTAAAGTAAGAAATTTTTGGGCGTATTTCACCATTTTCTGGTTTTTTATAGAGATACTCAACAAAGGAGGAGCCTTTTTCATGAATGTCTTGCAAAAAGATTTTACGAAAGGCTTTGCCATTTTCATCGGTATACGCATCAGAGATGTACTCACCCTCAAGATCAGGACGGTTAGGATTGATGAGCATTTTTGCAAATTTCTCCCCCCCCTTCTATATCGATGACTTGATAAACAAAAATATAATTATGTTCTTGATCACCATAGCGAATATGACGTATCCAACGATAAACTTCTTGCTTGAGTGCTTCTTCTTTTTGAGCATCCAACAAAGGGATACTTTTTTTCTTAAACGCTATAAATTCTATAATGGCATCGACTTCACGTTTGAGGAGTTGTTGTTTATTTTCAACAAAAGTTCGTTTTGTATCTGCAATATGCACTTCTAAAATTTCATACTGTTTACTAATAAAAAAATAACCATTAAAAAGCATTAGCGCACTAATAATAAAAATAGTACTAACAATAATGATACGAGAGATATTACTTTCTTTAATGATTTTCAAAAAAAACTCCGTATTAGCTTGCTATAATAAACTTCTTGCAAAACTCATTTTGCAAGAAGGAAAAGCACCAAGGGTGCGTGGGCTTTCTGCCTAAGATTACCCAGTGTTAACGTAGCCTTTAGAGCTTTTGCTTTAAAGGCGTGTCAAGAGTTCTGCAAGAACTCGAATAATAAGAGACAAATGATAGTCATTCTTTCTTTAAATGTAAAGGGTTCTAATGGATGAGAAAATGCTTAAAAAATTAGCGCATTACAGAGTTTTATATGCAGAGGATGAGGCAGGGGTTCGAAAAAACGTTTATGAATTACTCAGCCTACTTTTTAAAGAAGTGTACCTTGCTCATGATGGGGAAGAAGCCTACGCTCTTTTTGAAGAGCACCATCCTGATCTCGTGATTACCGATATAAAAATGCCCCATTTAAGTGGCATTGAACTGGCTAAAAAGATACGTCAAAATACTGCACACGCACATATTATTATGATTACGGCGTATACGGAAGTTGATTTTATGCTTGAGGCGATTGAACTCTCATTGCTTCGCTACATTGTAAAACCTATTACCGAATCCAAACTCTTTGATGCGCTGGAAAAATTTTTACAAGCCAGTGAAAAAGAACATATTAAAGCATTAGCCCCTGAGTGGCATTACGATTTTTTACAAAAAAGTGTTATAAATGGCTTAGATGTGTATGAGTTAACCAAAAAAGAGGCGAAGCTAATAGAATTGCTTTTGCAAAAGGATTCTATTATTAGTTATGCAGAGATAGAAGAGAAATTATGGGAAGGTGAGTATATGAGTCTTAATGCCCTTCGCTTAATGATTAAAAATTTACGCAAGAAATTACCCGAAGGTGTTTTGAAAAATATACAGGGAATTGGTTACAAATTGTAACTACTTTTTTTAAATAAAGTTTAATTTTTATCTAAAATGTTACAAATAGAAACTCTATAGTGTTTAAATAAGAGTCATTTACTCTTTACATGTAAAGATACATAATTTTGACATAATTATCACCTATAATCGAAAGTGAAAATATTATTGAGTAAGGAGTTTTAAATGACAAAGTTTCTTAAAGTGATGGCAGCGGCAACGCTTCTCGTCTCTTCTGCAATCGCAGCGGAGTATACCATTAAGCTTACACACGTGGTAAGTCCAAATACCCCAAAAGGAAAAGGTGCTGATTTCTTTGCAAAAAGAGTGGGCGAACTTACAGGCGGTAAAGTTGAAGTCATTGTATTTCCAAACTCTCAACTTTACGGTGATGGCGAAGAGATGAAAGCACTTAAACTGGGGAATGCACATATTGCGATGCCTAGCTTTTCTAAGTTTACAAGCCTTGTTCCTGAGATGCAACTGTTTGACCTTCCGTTTATTTTTAGAGACAAAGACCATCTTTACAAAGTCTTAGATGGAGAAGTCGGTCAAATTTTAAAAGATAAAGTAACCGCTAAGGGCTTTGTGGCATTAGACTATTGGGATGCAGGTTTCAAACACCTCTCTTCAAATAAAAAAGCGATTCTTCTTCCTGAAGATGCAGCGGGTCAAAAATTTAGAATTATGAGTTCACATGTGCTTGAAGCACAGTTTAAAGCGGTGGGTGGAAATCCTCAAGTTTTACCATTTTCAGAAGTCTACTCAGCCCTTCAACAAGGCGTTGTGGATGGTGCAGAAAATCCTCTCTCAAACTTCTACACCAAAAAGTTTAACGAAGTTCAAACAGACTTAACCCTTTCAAATCACGGCTATTTAGGCTATTTAGTCATTATGAGTGAGAGCTTTTGGAAAAAATTTCCAAACGATTTAAAACCAATGGTACTTCAAGCGATGAAAGAAGCCACCGTATTTGAGCGAGAAGAGGCTGCACGTGATGATGACGATATGCTCGCAAAAATCAATGAGTACGCTAAAGCTTCTGGCAATCTTAAAGTACATACCCTAACACCAGAGCAAAAAGCGGCATGGCAAAAAGCGATGGAAGCAATTTATCCACAGTTTTACAAAGTGGTTGGTGAAGACTTAATTAAAAAAGTTCAAGCGGTTAAATAAACAGGTGAGCCAAAGACTCTTTGTTTAAACAAAGAGTCTTTTAGGGCTTTAGAGCATTACATGTAAAAATACAATGAAGAAGAAGAAACGATGAGAAAGTATTTTACAATCCTCGATTTAGGGGTTATGGCAATCAATAAAAATATTGCTGTCTTTGGTATCGCCTTGGGTGTTATTTTGGCGTTTACAAACGTAGTTTTGCGCTACTTTTTTGAGATGAGTCTTACCTGGGCAGGTGAGCTTACCAACTATTTATTTATGTGGTCAGCCCTTTTTGGTGCTGCGTATGGTTTCAAAAAAGGCGTGCATATTTCCGTCACCATGCTTTTAGAAAAGTTACCTCCTATGATGGCAAAAGTCATTTTAATGGGAGCCCATCTGTTTAGTTGTTTGTATTTGGGCTTAATGGCGTATTTGGGCTATGAGCTTACCTTGATGATGATAGATTTTGGTGAAATGAGCATTGATCTTCGTATTCCGATGTGGATTCCCCATCTTGTACTTCCTTTTGCTTTTATTGGCGCTTCTTTTCGTGCAGGTGAAAAAATATTTGAAGTCGCAGAAATGAACGCAAACAATGTTGTGGTAAACCATGAATTAGAAGCCATCAAAGATTCATTAGAGATAAGAGGAGTTAAAGATGTTAATGCTTAGTCTATTTGGATTGCTCTTCTTATTGATGTTTTTAGGCGTTCCTGTTTCCGTCTCTTTGGGCTCAAGTACGCTTATAACCGCTTATTTGTTCACCGATATGGATTTGATGGGCATTACCTCTCATGTTTTTGATGGTCTTAATAAATACACGCTTATGGCGATTCCTATGTTTATTTTAGCAGGCTCTTTTCTCTCAAAAGGTGGAGCAGCGCATCGTATTATTGATTTTGCAAAGTCTATTGTAGGACACCTTCCTGGTGGTCTTCCTATCTCAGCTATTTTTGCATCGATGATTTTTGCAGCTGTGAGTGGAAGTTCACCAGCAACCGTTGCTGCCATTGGCTCGGTGATGTTTTCCGCTATTAAAGAAGCGGGCTATCCTAGAGGCTACGCCATTGGTACGATTGCAACGTCAGGAAGTTTGGGCATTTTGATTCCACCTTCGATTGTTTTTATCGTTTATGGTGTTACGGCGGATCTTTCCATTGGAAAGCTGTTTATGGCGGGTGTTGTGCCAGGATTGTTGTTAGGCTTTATGCTTATGGCGCTTACCTATGTGGGTGCAGTTCGTTTAGGGTTTAAACGAGAAGAGCCCGCTCCTTTTAAAGTACGTTTGAAAAAATTTAAAGATGCTTTTTGGGCACTTATGCTCATTGTTTTGGTTATTGGTGGAATTTACGGTGGTCTTTTTACCCCAACAGAAGCAGGAGCTGCCAGTGCGGTGTATGCTTTTTTTGTCTCCGTGTTTGTCTATAAAGATTTAAAACTTAAAGATGTTTATCCTATTATCTTAGAATCCGCACTCACCAGTGCGATGATTTTCTTTATTATTGCCAATGCGATGATCTTTGCACACTTCTTAACCGATGAAACCATTCCGCAACAAATCACAAAAATGATTATAGATGCGAATGTTGGACCTGTTATGTTCCTTGTCATTGTCAATATTTTGTTGCTCTTAATGGGACAGTTTATGGAACCTAGCTCGGTTGTTATGATTACCGTGCCTCTTTTATTGCCATTGGTGATTGCCCTAGGAATTGATCCGATTCATTTTGGTGTTATTATGGTTGTCAACATGGAAATTGGTATGATAACCCCACCCGTTGGACTCAACCTCTTCGTAGCGGCGGGTATGACAGGGCTAAGCCTTAAAGAAGTTGTTGTGGCGGCACTTCCTTGGGTGGCAGTATTGTTCGTAGGGCTTCTTCTTATTACGTATATTCCTATCATCTCCTTGTGGTTACCACAGCTGATGTTTGGCGTATAATCTTTACATGTAAACCCAAAGAAGGTGTCTTCGCCTTCTTTGGGCTCATGTGTTTTTTTGATGCCCTCTTGTGCTATAATTCTCACATATTCCTTGAAAAAGGCTTCTAAATGATGACAAAAACATATATTTTAGATTTTTTAGCTTCCCACAAAATTGAACTTGCACAAAAATATGGTGTGAGAAAAATTGGTTTATTTGGCAGTTATGCAAGAGATGAGCAACGTGAAGACAGTGATATAGATATTGCAGTGGAAATAGAAAGCAATAACAAATTTAGAAGTTTCTTTAGTTTAAAATATTTTTTGGAGGATGCGTTTCGTAAGAAAATTGATTTGGGTATTGAAAGTGCTTTAAAACCTATGGCAAAAAAATATATTGATAAAGAAATCTTATATGCCTAAAAGAGACAATGAACTCTACTTACAAGATATTATAGAATCCGCAAATGCCATTAAACTCTATACAGCCGATATTGATTTCACACTCTTTTGTAACGATAGAAAAACTTATAGTGCTACCATAAAGAATATATCATTATTGGTGAAGCTATTACCCAACTCCTTGATGTATTAGAAGAAGAAAAACCAGACTATCCATGGAGAATGGTCAAAGACTTCAGAAATTTTATTGTGCATGAATATTTTGGAGTTGATGCAAAAATTGTTTGGGATTTAACAAAATTAGAATTAGACACACTACTGCAGTGTATACAAACGCTTAAACCATAAGCACGACACAAATGTAATTATCTTAAATACATTTCGTGTTACATGCAAGGAAATCTTACGTACCATATTTCTTCAAAAAACGAAAATAAGAAGTGTATAAAACCTTTTATCTCTAAGCTTTGAATGACGATAGTACCCTTACATGTAAACAAGAAAGCATTAAAAAGTTAACGCTTAGCCCTCGTGTGTAACATCAGCAATAATGCGATTAAGTATCTCCAAAAGAGGGATGATGTCATTTTGGCAAACATCATAAACGGCTTCAGCATCCAAATCAAAATAGTGATGCGTAAGAATATCTCTCATCCCCTTGATAGCTTTCCAGTTAATCTCAGGATAGTTTATAAGCAAAGAGTGATGTGTGAGTTTATCAATATGTTTAAGACTCTCACCAATGGCAATGAGTTGCATACAAAACGCATCAAGTTTTTCTAACCCTTCATCACTTGTAAGAAAATAATCCAAACTCGGAATTTTTGAGAATCGGTACAAAATTTTTTCTGCTGCATTTGCCGTTTGTTTTAGTGTTTCTAGCACTAAAAGAGTATTAGACATAAATGGCTTCTTTTGTAATTTGTTCTTTCAAAAAAGGATTCATCGTATCTCTTAATCGAATGACATCTACGGGTATTTTAAATGTTTCTTGTAATTCTTGACGAATCGCACAGAGTGTTAAGAGGTTTGGTTTATCTAATTGTACAATGACGTCAATATCACTCTCTTTCGTTGTTGTACCTTTAGCATAACTACCAAATAAACCAATTTTAGTGACAGAATATTTTTGATAAAATTCATCTTTATGGGTTTGCAAAAAAGACAAAATATCTTCACGACGCATAATGTGCCTCCTTTAAAGTGATTTGTTTACATTATAACACATTCAGTATCCCTTACATGTAAAGAAAAAAGTCCTAAAAAGTTAAAAGTTTAGCCCTGACCCCAAAGAAGATGTTACAAAGTGACCTCAAAGAGGCTTTTTCTTTAAAAATTTATTGTAATTTATTTTTTTTTGTGATAGACTTTGTTCGCTTTCAAAAAATTCAAGGAGACAATATGAAATTAGCTAAACTTAGCTTGGCGGCTATGGTAGTTGCAGGTCTTGCATCTAGCTCTTTTGCGGCAGATACATTGGCTGACGCATTCAAAAACGGAAAAGTATCAGGTGAAATTAAAGCATGGTATTTTGACAAAACAGTTGAAAATACTGATGCTGCAAAAGATAAAGAGAATAATGCAAACATTGCAAACTTTGGTTTAACCCTAGGTTTTGTCACTGACAGCTTGTATGGTTTCTATGCAGGTGCAACATTCCAAGGAAGTGCTACACCATTTATCGACAACGATGCTGAAGGTAAAAATACAGCAAAAGATGGTAAAGCAGATACTGCAAACTTTGGAACAACCAATGCCGCATCAGGTGCAGTGCTTTCTGAAGCATACTTAGGATACAAATTGGGAAAAACCGATGTTAAAGTAGGTCGCCAATTTATCTCTACTCCATTGGTAAACGGTTCTGGTTCACGTTTCTTTAAAGAGTCATTTGAGGGTGCAGTCCTTGTGAACACAGACCTTCCTCAAACAACTGTATTTGCAGGTTATGCAGGTAAATTTCAAGGTAGAACAAGTGCCGTTTCTGGTGATGGCTTAGGTGATGCACCAAGCTTTCATAAAAAAGCAGTTTACGCAGGTTTAAAAAATGCCCTAACTGGCAAATCAGCTACTGATTATACATCACGTGATGGTGGTTATACTGCAGGTGCTATTAATAAATCTATTAGCAACCTAACATTAACAGGTCAATACCTATTTGTTGACAATGCACATGATACTGATGGTGTTGATGTCTATTACACAGAGGCAAACTATGTACTTCCTATGAGTGGCTTTAAATTAGGATTTGATGCAACCTTTAGAGGGTCTCACACACGTGATGATTTAGACGCCTTAAATGCAAGCGGTCATATGTTCTCAGGTCGTGTATCTCTTAGCGGTCTTGCAGGCTTTGGTGCATCATTTGCAGCAGCAACAACCAGCAGTGACCACGTTCTCTTAGGTGCAGGTAATGGTCCAACAACCTATACCGCAACTATGATTGCAGGTGCAGCAACTCCAACTGCAGCGGCAAATACAGATTCTTACCTTTTCCAAGTTACCTATGATTTCTCAAAAGTAGGTGTTGCAGGTCTTACCGCTGTTGCACAATACGGATGGACAGAACAAGGAACTCAACCTAAACTTGATCTTGAGACAGGTAATTCAAGTAAAGTTAAAGGTACAGACCGTACAACGTATGCAGCAGGTGTAACCTATGCTGTTCCTGCACTTAAAGGTTTAACAACTTCATTGCAATATGAAGTTCAAGAAGCTGATAGTAAAACAGCAGGTACAAAGACTGTTGATACTGACGAAATGTGGTTTAAAGCGTCTTACAAATTCTAATTTGTACGATTCTTAAATCTTAAGAGGGTGGCACTCGCCACTCTCTTTTTTCTTCCACCCAAAAAGGGGTCAGGGCTTGACTTTACACTTTTGGCTTTTTTATACTAAATTAAGTCTTTATTTAATACCATCATTATTAAGGTTAAAGGAGGAAATGATGCATTTAAGTCAAGATATTAAACCTATCAGCTATCTGAAATCAAATACAGCTCAAGTTGTCAGTAGTGCCACTGAGACACAAAGAGCTATTTATATTACACAAAATGGTGAAGCTAAAGTGGTTATTCAAGATATAAAATCATTTGAAAATACTCAAAATACACTCACGCTTCTTAAATTAATTGTTCAAAGTGAAAATGAGATAAATGAAAATAAAGTGATAGAACAAGAGAATATGTTTCAAAATCTTGAAGAAAAACTTTTTCATGAAAACCTATAATGTCTACTGGACACAGAGTTCACAAAGTGATTTGGAATATATCATTGAGTATCTAAAGCGTGATAGTGTATCGCTTGCGAAAAAGATGTTTTTAGAAATCAAAGAAGCTTGCGATGCGTTGTATGTTTTTCCAGAACGAAAAAGAGTTGTACCAGAGTTACATTCCATAGGTATCATCCATTATCGAGAAATTATTTATAAACGATGGCGCATTGTCTTTAAAATAGAACAAACTTCTGTTTATGTTGTACTGATAGCAGATAGTAGTAGAAATTTTGAAGATTTGCTTTTACAACGCCTTCTTAAATAGTTTTTAGAAAATTAAACAGGACTTTACTTTACGCTTTTTACAGATGTTAAAGTCAATACCCTAATAGAAGACTATTTTTTCACCATTACTTTATTTGACTTTAGTCAATTTTTTTGTATACTTCTCTTCGTAACCAAACGGTAACACACATTTTTAAGGAGAAAATATGAAATTAGCTAAACTTAGCTTGGCGGCTATGATGGTTGCTGGACTTGCATCCAGTTCTTTTGCGGCGGACACTTTGGCAGACGCATTTAAAAATGGTAAAGTAAAAGGCGAGATTAAAGCGTATTACTTTAGTGGTGATGATGGCGATAGCAGAGAAGACATGTTTACAACAGGTCTTATGTTAAATTATAAAACAGATACATTGTATGGTTTGGTGCAAACTTTACTTTCCAAGGTAGTTCGTCTCCATTTTCAGACAATGATGGTGAAGCAAGATACCAAGGTAGCATGTATGGACCAGGTGCAGTTCTCTCAGAAGCATACCTTTCATACACAATGGGTAAAACCACTGCAATGGCAGGTCGTATGTTCTTAAGCACTCCACTTGTAAGTGGTAGCGGTTCTCGTGTTGTTAAAGAAGCGTTTGAAGGTGTTGCAGTTATTAACACTGACCTTCCTGATACAACATTGATTGCTGGTTATGTTCAAAAGTTTCAAGCAAGAACGGCTGGTGCTGACCATGATGCTCCTAAATTTACACGTGCATTTAAAACAGGTTCAGATGTTGCAAGTGGTGTAGAAGTAGATGATGGTGCTTATACATTAGCGGTTATTAATAAATCAATTACTGGCTTAACTTTAACAGCAGCGTATGCTAATGTGGTCGATATTATTCAGGTTGCATATGCAGAGGCTGATTATGAGGGCAAAGCAGGAGCATTTACCTATGGTTTAGCAGCACAATACTACTACAACAATGTTGATAGTGATTTTACAACAGATGATAATAATAACTTGTGGGGTGTAAAAGCAAGTATTGGTTATGATGCATTTGGTGCATATGTAGCATACTCAAAAGTTAATGACAAAGACAATGGTCTTGGTGGTGTTGTTTCTGGTTTAGGAAATGGTGCTGACCTTGCTTATACTGCTTCACCAATTAATTCAAACAGCTATAATAATGATACTGAAGCGTATAAAATTGGCGCAACGTATGCAATTATGAAAAACGCAAATGTTGGCGTAAGCTACACAGTCAATGAGATTGACTCAGCTGCATCAAATGCAGACAAATTTGCATTTGCGGCTGTTGAAGCAGACTATGCATTTGAAGGTGCTCTTAAAGGCCTTAGCACAACTGTTATTTATGAAGATGGCAGTAAAGATGCAAGTGGTACAGATGAATTGTGGGTAAAACTTAACTACAAATTCTAATTCTCCCTTTCGTAACAACCTCGCCTTTGGGCGGGGTTTCTTTTTTACACGTTTTTCTCTTCCTGCTCATTTTTTATACATCTTCTCTTTCGTATGAGATTCGATCTTAAGTAACTTTTTAGTACCATATTCGCTATCTATCCTAAGGAGTTTACATGAAGAAATTGGCGTTACTTGCTACATCGGCTGCCGTTTTGGCGACGTTTTCTTATGCAAAAGAGATTAATGTGGGTGTTGTTATGGCAATGAGTGGACCACTGGCTGCTTATGGGCAAACCACCTATGAGGGCATTGAGTTTGCAAACTCACTTCAACCAAAGCTAAAAAATGGTGATACCGTTAAACTTATTTTAGTGGATAACAAAGGC harbors:
- a CDS encoding type II toxin-antitoxin system Phd/YefM family antitoxin — encoded protein: MHLSQDIKPISYLKSNTAQVVSSATETQRAIYITQNGEAKVVIQDIKSFENTQNTLTLLKLIVQSENEINENKVIEQENMFQNLEEKLFHENL
- a CDS encoding OprD family outer membrane porin, whose protein sequence is MGKTTAMAGRMFLSTPLVSGSGSRVVKEAFEGVAVINTDLPDTTLIAGYVQKFQARTAGADHDAPKFTRAFKTGSDVASGVEVDDGAYTLAVINKSITGLTLTAAYANVVDIIQVAYAEADYEGKAGAFTYGLAAQYYYNNVDSDFTTDDNNNLWGVKASIGYDAFGAYVAYSKVNDKDNGLGGVVSGLGNGADLAYTASPINSNSYNNDTEAYKIGATYAIMKNANVGVSYTVNEIDSAASNADKFAFAAVEADYAFEGALKGLSTTVIYEDGSKDASGTDELWVKLNYKF
- a CDS encoding type II toxin-antitoxin system RelE/ParE family toxin, which translates into the protein MKTYNVYWTQSSQSDLEYIIEYLKRDSVSLAKKMFLEIKEACDALYVFPERKRVVPELHSIGIIHYREIIYKRWRIVFKIEQTSVYVVLIADSSRNFEDLLLQRLLK